A window of the Lactobacillus gasseri ATCC 33323 = JCM 1131 genome harbors these coding sequences:
- the eno gene encoding phosphopyruvate hydratase, with translation MLKSVIENVHALEIFDSRGNPTVEVFVTLSNGVVGKAEVPSGASTGENEAVELRDGGSRLGGKGVMNAVNNVNTEINDALKGLDPHDQPNIDATMIALDGTPNKGRLGANAILGVSMATACAAAKDNHQPLYRYLGGTDLEMPQTFHNVINGGEHADNGIDIQEFMITPVAKTSFRDGFEKIVNVYHTLKKVLEDMGYETGLGDEGGFAPNMKNSEEALKALHESIIKAGYKPGEDIAIACDCAASYFYNKEDGKYHLEGKVLTDEELADYYDKLLDEFPELISMEDPYDENDVEGMVKFTESHKDRIQIVLDDFICTNPKLLNKAIHEGAGNASLIKLNQIGTVTETLETIRLSRKNGYNTMISHRSGETGDTFIADFAVAVNGGQLKSGAPARSERVEKYNRLLEIEEELGKGERLAFFPDNVDLD, from the coding sequence GTTCCATCAGGTGCTTCAACCGGTGAAAACGAAGCTGTTGAATTACGTGATGGTGGTTCACGTCTTGGTGGTAAAGGTGTTATGAACGCTGTTAACAACGTTAACACTGAAATCAATGATGCTTTAAAGGGATTAGATCCACACGATCAACCAAACATTGACGCAACTATGATCGCTTTAGACGGTACTCCAAACAAGGGTCGTCTTGGTGCTAACGCTATCTTGGGTGTATCTATGGCTACTGCTTGTGCAGCTGCTAAGGATAACCACCAACCATTGTACCGTTACCTTGGTGGTACTGACCTTGAAATGCCTCAAACTTTCCACAACGTTATTAACGGTGGTGAACACGCAGACAACGGTATCGATATTCAAGAATTCATGATTACTCCAGTTGCTAAGACTTCATTCCGTGATGGTTTTGAAAAGATCGTTAACGTTTACCACACTTTGAAGAAAGTTCTTGAAGACATGGGTTACGAAACTGGTTTAGGTGACGAAGGTGGTTTCGCTCCTAACATGAAGAACTCAGAAGAAGCTTTAAAGGCATTACATGAATCAATCATTAAGGCTGGTTACAAGCCAGGTGAAGATATTGCTATCGCATGTGACTGTGCTGCTTCATACTTCTACAACAAAGAAGACGGCAAGTACCACCTTGAAGGTAAAGTTCTTACTGACGAAGAATTGGCAGATTACTACGACAAGTTACTTGATGAATTCCCAGAATTAATTTCTATGGAAGACCCATACGATGAAAACGATGTTGAAGGTATGGTTAAGTTCACTGAAAGCCACAAGGACCGTATTCAAATCGTTCTTGACGACTTCATTTGTACTAACCCTAAGCTTTTGAACAAGGCTATTCACGAAGGTGCTGGTAACGCTTCATTAATCAAGTTGAACCAAATTGGTACTGTTACTGAAACTCTTGAAACTATTCGTCTTTCACGTAAGAATGGTTACAACACTATGATTTCTCACCGTTCAGGTGAAACTGGTGATACCTTCATCGCTGACTTCGCAGTTGCTGTTAACGGTGGCCAATTGAAGTCTGGTGCTCCAGCTCGTTCAGAACGTGTTGAAAAGTACAACCGTTTACTTGAAATCGAAGAAGAACTTGGTAAGGGTGAACGTTTAGCATTCTTCCCAGACAACGTTGACTTAGATTAA
- a CDS encoding membrane protein: protein MKKKIKSFDNKTVLTIGRIGSVLSVLMYVSYIPQIMNNLQGNYGNPIQPLVAAINCLIWVLYALLREKKDWPLFVANFPGILFGLTTFITSLH from the coding sequence TTGAAAAAGAAAATTAAATCTTTTGATAATAAAACTGTATTAACAATTGGACGAATTGGATCTGTATTGTCTGTTTTGATGTATGTTTCTTATATTCCTCAAATTATGAATAATTTGCAAGGAAACTATGGAAATCCAATTCAGCCATTGGTCGCGGCTATCAACTGCCTTATTTGGGTTTTATATGCTCTTTTAAGAGAGAAGAAAGATTGGCCGTTATTTGTAGCTAATTTTCCAGGAATCTTATTTGGATTAACTACATTTATTACTAGTTTGCATTAA
- a CDS encoding ABC-F family ATP-binding cassette domain-containing protein: MITVSDLSLNLSGRTLYEDVNLKFTPGNCYGVIGANGAGKSTFLKLLEGKIEPTTGNISIDANERMSSLNQDHFAFEDFTVLDTVIQGHKELYQVMKDKDELYSKPDFSDEDGVKAAELESKFAELDGWNAEADASKLLQSLGIPEDLHQSKMSELPEAEKVKVLLAQALFGNPDILLLDEPTNGLDVHTVNWLEDFLADYPNIVIVVSHDRHFLNQVCTQMCDVDYGKIQLYMGNYDFWYESSKLASELAANQNAKKEEKIKELQEFIARFSANASKSKQATSRKKQLEKITLDDIKPSSRKYPYVKFEMHRDLGNDLLKVEDVSYSVDGEKILDHVSFIVRPGDKVAFLSRNTLATTALMDIIAGKVKPESGTVTWGQTTAFNYMSRDLNANFNNDELTILDWLRQYATKEQDDNTFLRGFLGRMLFSGEEIDKKIKVLSGGEKVRCQLSRMMLEPANVLVMDDPTNHLDLESITSLNDALKDYQGSILFTSHDHEFIQTIADHIVEVGPKGIVSRADTSYDEFLNNQNIQDQVEKIY, encoded by the coding sequence TTGATTACTGTCTCAGATTTAAGTTTGAATTTATCTGGTCGTACTTTATACGAAGATGTTAACTTAAAATTTACTCCCGGTAATTGTTATGGAGTAATTGGCGCTAATGGTGCAGGTAAGTCGACTTTTTTAAAACTTTTAGAAGGTAAAATTGAACCTACAACGGGAAATATCTCTATTGACGCTAATGAAAGAATGTCTAGTTTAAATCAAGATCACTTTGCCTTTGAAGATTTTACTGTTTTAGATACTGTGATTCAGGGTCATAAAGAACTTTATCAAGTAATGAAGGACAAGGATGAACTTTATTCTAAGCCAGACTTTAGCGATGAAGATGGGGTAAAGGCAGCAGAATTAGAATCAAAGTTTGCAGAACTTGATGGTTGGAATGCGGAAGCTGATGCGTCTAAGTTGCTGCAGTCTTTAGGTATTCCAGAAGACTTGCATCAAAGTAAAATGAGTGAGTTGCCAGAAGCCGAAAAAGTTAAAGTTTTATTAGCGCAAGCCCTGTTTGGTAATCCTGATATTCTTTTGCTTGATGAACCAACTAACGGTTTGGATGTTCATACTGTAAACTGGCTTGAAGATTTTTTGGCTGATTATCCAAATATTGTCATTGTTGTATCTCACGACCGTCATTTTTTAAACCAAGTATGTACGCAAATGTGTGATGTAGATTATGGCAAAATTCAGCTATATATGGGAAATTATGATTTCTGGTATGAATCAAGTAAACTTGCATCTGAATTAGCAGCTAACCAAAATGCTAAGAAAGAAGAAAAAATCAAAGAGTTGCAAGAATTTATTGCACGTTTTTCGGCAAATGCATCTAAGTCTAAACAAGCTACTTCAAGAAAGAAGCAGTTAGAAAAAATTACGCTTGATGATATTAAACCATCTTCTCGTAAATATCCTTATGTCAAGTTTGAAATGCACCGGGACTTAGGAAATGACTTATTGAAAGTAGAAGATGTGTCCTATAGTGTTGACGGTGAAAAGATTTTAGACCACGTTTCATTTATCGTTCGTCCTGGTGATAAAGTTGCTTTCTTGTCACGCAATACCTTGGCAACTACTGCTTTAATGGATATTATTGCTGGTAAAGTAAAGCCAGAAAGTGGTACTGTAACGTGGGGACAAACAACTGCGTTTAACTACATGTCTCGCGATTTGAATGCTAACTTTAACAATGATGAATTAACGATTTTAGATTGGTTGCGTCAATATGCTACTAAAGAACAAGACGATAACACTTTCTTACGTGGTTTCTTAGGCCGAATGCTCTTTTCTGGAGAAGAAATAGATAAAAAAATTAAGGTACTTTCCGGGGGAGAAAAGGTGCGCTGTCAGCTCTCTAGGATGATGTTAGAACCAGCTAATGTATTGGTAATGGATGATCCTACTAACCACTTGGATTTAGAGTCAATTACTTCCCTTAATGACGCATTAAAGGACTATCAAGGATCGATTCTATTTACTTCTCATGATCATGAATTTATTCAAACTATTGCTGATCATATTGTGGAAGTTGGACCTAAAGGAATTGTTAGCCGTGCTGATACGAGCTATGATGAATTTTTAAATAATCAAAATATTCAAGATCAAGTTGAAAAAATTTACTAA
- a CDS encoding helix-turn-helix domain-containing protein: protein MKGIVIEVIDNLGAAIKKRRRSLRMTQEDLAEFSSLSVNFISKIERTGNQNISIQKLDTIAKALQTSVITLIDESSKTPESQTFVNKLSNDRVFLDKLTNDMKKLPVEQEEALAKSFITIINTFAKEDK, encoded by the coding sequence GTGAAAGGAATTGTGATTGAAGTGATAGACAACTTAGGAGCTGCGATCAAAAAAAGACGCAGGAGTTTGAGAATGACTCAAGAAGACCTGGCGGAATTCAGTAGTCTATCAGTAAATTTCATCTCTAAAATTGAAAGAACAGGTAACCAAAATATCAGTATTCAAAAATTAGATACGATTGCAAAGGCACTACAAACATCCGTAATTACTTTAATTGATGAATCCTCAAAAACTCCTGAATCACAGACATTTGTAAATAAGTTAAGTAATGACCGTGTTTTTCTTGACAAGCTTACAAATGATATGAAAAAACTTCCTGTTGAACAGGAAGAAGCTTTAGCTAAGAGTTTTATTACTATAATTAATACTTTTGCTAAAGAAGATAAATAA
- a CDS encoding DNA/RNA non-specific endonuclease, translating to MINKKFTQFLAAALLFSLGASQTYISQTSSASDIKIVKKYKYDYSNQKEVSRLKNKNQKVEKKISSLDKKIADLQKQLKHYTNPNAVESLSKQKLSTLNYEGKSIINVDNNNPDFSKEDLDTSHGAWQKYGDLDSQNRVTAANALLNKSLMPKAKREALHVNPTGWHNKKINHHWLFNRSHLIGYQLTGQNNNWKNLMTGTRHLNDPDMLMYENEVATYLKSSPANYVRYRVTPIFRNNELLARGVEMEGQSINSNDVHFHVYIFNVQDGVNLDYATGNSKIS from the coding sequence ATGATAAATAAAAAATTTACTCAATTTTTAGCAGCTGCCCTCTTATTTTCGTTAGGTGCAAGTCAAACATATATCTCACAGACAAGTTCAGCTAGTGATATCAAGATTGTTAAAAAATATAAGTATGACTATAGTAATCAAAAAGAAGTTAGTCGCTTAAAAAATAAAAACCAAAAAGTTGAAAAGAAAATTAGCTCTTTGGACAAAAAAATAGCTGATCTTCAAAAACAATTAAAACATTACACCAACCCCAATGCTGTTGAGTCTTTAAGTAAACAAAAACTATCTACTCTCAACTACGAGGGTAAAAGTATTATTAATGTTGATAATAATAATCCTGATTTTTCAAAAGAAGATTTGGATACCAGCCATGGCGCTTGGCAAAAATATGGTGATCTTGATTCTCAAAATCGAGTAACAGCTGCCAATGCACTTTTAAACAAATCATTAATGCCAAAGGCTAAAAGAGAAGCTCTTCATGTTAACCCAACTGGCTGGCACAATAAAAAGATTAACCACCATTGGCTCTTTAATCGTTCACACTTAATTGGCTACCAATTAACCGGTCAAAATAATAATTGGAAAAACTTAATGACTGGAACTAGACACTTAAATGATCCCGACATGCTAATGTATGAAAATGAAGTAGCCACTTACTTAAAATCCTCGCCGGCTAATTATGTTCGCTACCGCGTAACACCAATTTTTAGAAATAATGAATTACTCGCCCGTGGAGTCGAAATGGAAGGACAATCGATTAATTCCAATGATGTTCATTTTCATGTTTATATTTTCAATGTACAAGATGGGGTAAATCTAGATTATGCTACTGGAAATAGCAAAATTTCTTAA
- a CDS encoding MetQ/NlpA family ABC transporter substrate-binding protein: protein MHKKRIRNRIIWSVVAVLIVIAGWFSFGPTSTNTKDQKEVVVGVVGQTKQDAEIWKSVAEIAKEDYGIKIKIKNFTDYNQPNKVLQNGDIDLNAFQHYTFLNAWNKANHGSLVAIGNTYIAPIRLYSKKYQNINELPQGATIAVPNDASNESRALYVLKNAGLIKLRKGVKLATVADITSNPKGLKIKEVSAEQTARVIDDVDASIVNNTYAVPAKLGDKQTIYIEPLNKDSEQWINIIVANKKDKNNKVYKDLVKAYQTEKTKKLSEKLYGKTEVAAWGLKLK, encoded by the coding sequence ATGCATAAGAAGAGAATTAGAAATCGGATAATTTGGTCAGTGGTAGCAGTTTTAATTGTCATTGCTGGTTGGTTTAGTTTTGGCCCCACGAGTACTAATACAAAAGATCAAAAAGAAGTAGTTGTTGGGGTAGTTGGTCAAACTAAACAAGACGCAGAGATTTGGAAAAGCGTCGCAGAAATTGCAAAAGAAGATTATGGTATAAAGATTAAGATTAAGAACTTTACAGATTATAATCAGCCAAATAAGGTTCTTCAAAATGGCGATATTGATCTAAATGCCTTTCAGCACTATACATTTTTAAACGCTTGGAATAAGGCAAATCATGGTTCACTAGTTGCAATTGGAAATACTTATATTGCTCCAATCAGATTGTATTCAAAGAAATATCAGAATATTAATGAGTTGCCACAAGGAGCTACAATTGCAGTTCCAAATGATGCTTCTAATGAATCAAGAGCTTTATATGTATTAAAGAATGCTGGTTTAATTAAATTAAGAAAAGGCGTTAAGTTAGCTACAGTTGCTGATATTACGTCAAACCCTAAGGGATTAAAGATTAAAGAAGTCAGTGCTGAGCAAACAGCAAGAGTAATTGATGATGTCGATGCAAGTATTGTTAATAATACCTACGCAGTTCCAGCTAAGTTAGGTGACAAGCAGACAATTTATATTGAGCCATTAAATAAGGATTCCGAACAATGGATTAATATTATTGTCGCAAATAAAAAGGATAAGAATAACAAGGTCTACAAGGATTTAGTTAAGGCATATCAAACTGAAAAAACTAAGAAGCTATCTGAAAAGCTTTACGGTAAAACTGAAGTTGCAGCTTGGGGATTGAAGTTGAAGTAA
- a CDS encoding methionine ABC transporter ATP-binding protein, whose translation MTAQINLKDITVQFGPNKAVNNVNLEINKGDIYGVIGFSGAGKSTLVRTINLLQYPSAGSVEVNGTILFKEGKLQVSKKQLQEKRRKIGMIFQNFNLLNEETVIENVAFALQHTHLSDKELEEKSLHLLELVGLKDKSDFYPAQLSGGQRQRVAIARALANDPDILISDEATSALDPKTTNQILDLLYDLNKKLGLTIVLITHEMDAVKRVANKIAVMEKGKVIEKGDLREVFLHPQKQLTRQFVGGALQAQHILNTYNFDKLADNAELYQLVYSINDVTKSVVADLDVSLNTKASILYGNVEVLSGEPIGTLAILLNLDEQKQKEAIKFLESKNVVVTKLDKGVLTND comes from the coding sequence ATGACAGCACAAATTAATTTAAAAGATATCACTGTTCAATTTGGACCAAATAAGGCAGTTAATAATGTGAATCTAGAAATAAATAAGGGCGATATTTATGGTGTGATTGGTTTCTCCGGTGCGGGAAAATCCACCTTGGTTAGAACAATTAATTTACTACAATATCCTTCGGCTGGTTCTGTCGAAGTTAACGGGACAATTTTATTCAAGGAAGGTAAACTTCAGGTTTCTAAAAAGCAGCTTCAAGAAAAAAGACGGAAAATTGGAATGATTTTCCAAAATTTTAATCTTTTAAATGAAGAAACCGTAATTGAAAATGTTGCTTTTGCGTTGCAGCATACGCATTTGTCTGACAAAGAATTAGAAGAAAAATCACTTCATTTATTAGAATTGGTAGGTTTAAAAGATAAATCTGACTTTTATCCAGCACAATTATCTGGTGGTCAAAGACAACGTGTCGCAATTGCGCGTGCTTTAGCTAATGATCCTGATATTTTGATTTCTGATGAAGCAACTAGTGCCCTTGACCCTAAAACTACTAATCAAATCTTAGATTTGCTTTATGATTTGAATAAAAAATTAGGATTAACGATTGTCTTAATTACACATGAAATGGATGCAGTAAAAAGAGTTGCAAACAAAATCGCTGTCATGGAAAAAGGAAAAGTAATTGAAAAGGGAGATTTGAGAGAAGTCTTCTTGCATCCTCAAAAGCAGCTTACACGTCAATTTGTAGGTGGCGCTTTGCAGGCTCAACATATTTTAAATACGTACAACTTTGATAAATTGGCAGATAATGCAGAATTATATCAGTTGGTTTATAGCATTAATGATGTTACTAAGTCAGTAGTTGCCGATTTAGATGTTTCATTAAATACTAAAGCAAGTATTTTGTATGGAAATGTAGAAGTCTTAAGTGGTGAACCAATTGGCACACTTGCTATT